From a region of the Candidatus Berkiella aquae genome:
- a CDS encoding polysaccharide deacetylase family protein, whose product MKIITSALLIAFTCGMAYAKEIALTFDDLPAQEDVSAQEQKEINDRILNSLQSFNAPAIGFVNESKLTNKGETSEKIAILKSWIDKRQCLGNHTYSHNALSTTDLDDFQNDVIKGAMISKELMHNAGLSYRYFRHPYLDTGGSKEKRDLFDKFLKIQGYVIAPATIDTDDWKFNRELHKNPNAKKQIIQNYLEHTKRKFRFYEHASHKMFGRNIKHVWLLHANLINSLAMDDLLKLASEFGYKFVSLDAVLNDKAYSEPDYYYDAFGVSWLYRWDYTRGKIIDWSQEPEPNLS is encoded by the coding sequence ATGAAAATTATAACCTCTGCCCTACTCATTGCTTTTACATGTGGGATGGCTTATGCAAAAGAGATAGCCTTAACGTTTGATGATCTACCTGCCCAAGAAGATGTATCAGCGCAAGAGCAAAAGGAAATTAATGATAGGATTTTAAATTCCTTACAAAGTTTTAACGCTCCTGCAATAGGTTTTGTTAATGAATCAAAGCTAACGAATAAAGGAGAAACATCAGAAAAAATTGCAATTCTCAAATCTTGGATTGATAAAAGACAATGCCTTGGTAATCACACCTATTCTCACAACGCCCTAAGCACTACAGATCTTGATGATTTTCAAAACGATGTTATTAAGGGGGCAATGATATCTAAAGAACTGATGCATAATGCAGGTTTAAGCTATCGATATTTTAGACATCCCTATCTTGATACTGGCGGCTCAAAGGAAAAACGAGATTTATTTGATAAGTTTCTTAAAATTCAAGGATATGTTATTGCTCCAGCTACAATAGATACCGACGATTGGAAATTTAATCGCGAATTGCATAAAAACCCGAACGCTAAAAAGCAAATCATTCAAAATTATCTTGAGCATACCAAAAGAAAGTTTCGCTTCTACGAGCACGCATCTCATAAAATGTTCGGTCGTAACATTAAGCATGTATGGCTTTTACATGCTAATTTGATCAATTCACTAGCCATGGATGATTTATTAAAATTAGCTAGTGAGTTTGGATATAAGTTTGTTAGTTTAGATGCTGTTCTAAATGATAAAGCTTATTCTGAACCTGATTATTATTATGATGCATTTGGCGTCTCTTGGCTTTACCGATGGGATTATACGCGTGGAAAAATTATTGATTGGTCACAAGAGCCAGAACCAAATTTATCTTGA
- a CDS encoding methyltransferase domain-containing protein — MNSSSFEENAILPKPLPSGLIPTLNKMGYMTQFLDEYSLKFIDHPNSADKPLLEIGAAFGVATLEALKRGATVIANDLDQEHLKILKNLCPEQYKCNLMLAPGKFPDEIDIENDSVSAILICRVIHFFSPEEIKAAFKKLFDLLKKGGRLFLVADTPFQKNWAKFQPIYLQRKKEGAEFPGLVTNSGEYITDLGFNLPNMLNFMDLDVLRRELQEAGFVIEKLEFINRINYPDTVRLDGRESVGTIAIKP, encoded by the coding sequence ATGAACTCTAGCAGTTTTGAGGAAAATGCGATCCTACCCAAACCTTTGCCTTCAGGTTTAATTCCTACATTAAATAAAATGGGTTATATGACCCAATTCTTAGATGAATACTCATTAAAGTTCATTGATCATCCAAATTCAGCAGATAAGCCTTTGTTAGAGATTGGGGCAGCTTTTGGTGTGGCAACTCTCGAAGCTCTAAAAAGGGGAGCAACGGTAATTGCAAACGATCTTGATCAAGAACATCTAAAGATTCTTAAAAATCTGTGCCCTGAGCAGTACAAATGTAATCTTATGCTGGCACCAGGGAAGTTTCCTGATGAAATTGATATTGAGAACGATTCAGTTTCAGCGATATTGATTTGTAGAGTGATCCACTTTTTTTCGCCAGAAGAAATAAAGGCAGCTTTTAAAAAACTTTTCGACCTATTAAAAAAGGGTGGCAGATTATTTTTAGTGGCTGACACACCTTTTCAAAAGAATTGGGCTAAATTTCAACCAATCTATCTACAGAGAAAGAAAGAGGGTGCTGAATTTCCAGGTCTTGTTACAAATTCAGGTGAATATATAACCGATCTTGGTTTTAATTTGCCCAATATGCTTAATTTTATGGATCTAGATGTTTTACGAAGAGAGCTTCAAGAAGCTGGATTTGTTATTGAAAAATTAGAATTTATTAATAGAATAAACTATCCGGACACAGTGAGACTGGATGGAAGGGAAAGCGTAGGAACAATCGCCATTAAACCGTAG
- a CDS encoding MFS transporter encodes MVEKQRERLLGPILGCSLGTYLEFLDFALYASLAPIFALKFFPKESHDISIVYSWAIFAISFIARPISGFILGPLGDKIGIKKVMIFSLALMGISTAAIGLIPTYEHIGVYAPLMLIFLRILQGFAVSIEYNSLGVYLLNRKDVKNSFGYYSSFTSVGVIAGLISGGLIVALCLPRSAIENVSDWQWRVPFIICGIFVSFVGIYLRRGMYSDNRPKENDRSRVIGGLFKFQVKHLLMGVFVTGFISIAAYVALGYMSNYLQIQRQYPINESIKMCCACGLAMLVAVPFGGWVSDKIGRINFMVFSSSLMILVSIFSIALIAYAPTPLIVLGLLILSAHTGFAAGGLPAFITEIFYQNHRYTGSTIAYNSGVAWIGGTAPMVLSYLFLKTNNPLIPGLYLSFFSLIALFAAISLRSQPNINGYAQTIQEPSFL; translated from the coding sequence ATGGTAGAAAAACAAAGGGAAAGGTTACTCGGGCCTATTCTTGGCTGCAGTTTAGGCACTTATCTAGAATTTTTAGATTTCGCGCTTTATGCATCTTTAGCACCAATCTTTGCTTTAAAATTCTTTCCAAAAGAATCTCATGACATTTCAATTGTTTATTCTTGGGCAATATTTGCAATAAGCTTCATAGCAAGGCCGATTTCAGGCTTTATATTGGGTCCGTTAGGGGACAAAATCGGCATAAAAAAGGTAATGATATTCTCATTGGCATTAATGGGGATATCAACCGCCGCAATAGGACTTATCCCAACGTATGAACATATAGGCGTTTATGCACCTCTAATGCTCATTTTCTTAAGAATTCTGCAAGGTTTTGCAGTTAGCATTGAGTATAACAGTCTTGGGGTTTATCTATTAAATCGGAAAGATGTCAAAAACAGTTTTGGGTACTATTCAAGCTTTACCTCCGTTGGGGTAATAGCGGGTTTGATTTCTGGTGGCCTCATTGTCGCGTTATGTTTGCCTAGATCAGCTATAGAAAATGTTTCAGATTGGCAATGGCGCGTCCCATTTATAATATGTGGAATTTTCGTTAGTTTTGTAGGCATCTACTTGCGAAGAGGGATGTATAGCGATAATCGACCTAAAGAAAATGATCGCAGCAGGGTAATAGGTGGTCTTTTTAAATTCCAAGTGAAACATCTGCTGATGGGTGTCTTTGTGACGGGATTCATCAGTATTGCCGCCTATGTAGCGCTTGGCTATATGTCAAATTATTTACAGATACAACGTCAATATCCTATTAATGAGTCAATCAAAATGTGTTGCGCTTGTGGTTTGGCGATGCTAGTTGCTGTTCCATTTGGTGGGTGGGTTTCCGATAAGATTGGCCGGATAAACTTTATGGTTTTTTCATCTTCGCTAATGATTTTGGTATCGATCTTCTCTATTGCGCTCATTGCATATGCTCCAACTCCATTAATCGTTTTGGGCTTATTGATTTTATCAGCGCATACCGGGTTTGCAGCAGGTGGGTTGCCAGCGTTTATTACAGAAATATTCTACCAAAACCATCGATATACCGGTTCAACGATTGCTTACAACTCAGGTGTTGCATGGATTGGAGGAACGGCTCCGATGGTGCTTTCTTACCTATTTCTTAAGACTAATAATCCTTTAATTCCAGGTTTATATCTATCATTTTTCTCGCTTATAGCTTTATTTGCAGCTATATCTTTAAGATCTCAGCCCAATATAAATGGGTATGCCCAAACTATTCAAGAGCCTTCATTTCTTTAA
- a CDS encoding XRE family transcriptional regulator — MEKVVTLDMLERAKRVRSARKFAGVSLQQMDTRHDIPLSTLRGWERPGTLKNQGLTLKGAHRLVKALLNEGIGCSVEWLMEGTGEGPHYLDLPKDSPKNRKGASPWSQQLAIQSEIKFFEEINPDSIVVMITDDGLAPVFGLGDFVGGIKKFGKEMTKAVDQYCIVETASKDLLVRKVIPGKKPKTFSLHCTNPQTRALNSTKIDIALKWVAPIVWHRKNHSS; from the coding sequence ATGGAAAAAGTTGTTACCCTTGATATGCTCGAGAGAGCTAAACGTGTTCGAAGCGCTCGGAAATTTGCAGGTGTTTCATTACAGCAAATGGATACAAGGCACGATATCCCCCTTTCAACACTACGAGGATGGGAGCGACCTGGTACGCTTAAAAACCAAGGATTAACGCTAAAGGGCGCACATAGGCTGGTTAAAGCCTTATTAAATGAGGGAATTGGATGCTCTGTTGAATGGCTTATGGAAGGCACTGGAGAAGGCCCACATTATCTAGACCTACCTAAAGATTCTCCTAAAAATAGAAAAGGTGCTTCACCTTGGAGCCAACAACTAGCCATTCAAAGTGAAATCAAATTTTTTGAAGAGATTAACCCTGATTCAATTGTCGTTATGATTACCGACGATGGACTTGCTCCAGTATTTGGATTAGGTGACTTTGTAGGTGGTATCAAAAAATTTGGCAAAGAGATGACTAAAGCTGTCGATCAATACTGTATTGTCGAGACAGCAAGCAAGGATCTCCTTGTTAGGAAAGTCATTCCAGGTAAAAAGCCTAAAACATTTTCATTACACTGCACTAATCCACAGACAAGAGCTTTGAATTCCACAAAAATTGATATTGCGCTTAAATGGGTCGCACCAATTGTATGGCATCGAAAGAATCACTCATCTTGA
- a CDS encoding helix-turn-helix domain-containing protein produces MIENAAACIILQARQSKHYVTFTDKEFEFVSSHPALSANEKLIWFNLVRKSLRDPNLSCAITHQQIAMMIGIKQDTAYRAVKRLKQFGFLQAQFDAELQITTYAITLPDEGLEAITNAPNRGFGKKSDTPPDKNPAPPGKKSGTPPDKNPILLINNNINNKHNIHNQPQAQQAIVNDADALVCEFESLQKEFQNFSLAERVRRINGHFTAEQMHIIHARINAKQKCIEIEENQRNEKPAISAQPLEKSKLIDFEFEGLQFLIEEKVKDKIIHVIPLLHQRKKIKGDAANKTLSSIMKEVLFYVTKAGSLTDKPVIQLKRYHIACKILQKGQWECPRGIVREEGAKREALWQTSKKREMAGSLGMAEGK; encoded by the coding sequence ATGATTGAGAACGCTGCTGCGTGCATCATTCTGCAAGCACGCCAATCTAAACATTACGTCACGTTTACGGACAAAGAATTTGAATTTGTATCAAGCCATCCTGCGTTAAGCGCTAATGAAAAATTGATTTGGTTTAATTTGGTTCGCAAGAGCTTAAGAGATCCTAATTTGTCGTGCGCAATAACACATCAGCAAATAGCGATGATGATAGGGATTAAGCAAGATACTGCCTACAGGGCAGTGAAGAGGCTTAAACAGTTTGGCTTTCTACAGGCACAGTTTGATGCTGAGTTACAAATTACAACCTATGCCATCACGTTACCGGATGAAGGGCTTGAGGCGATAACGAATGCGCCTAATCGTGGGTTCGGAAAAAAATCCGATACCCCTCCGGATAAAAATCCGGCACCCCCCGGAAAAAAATCCGGTACCCCCCCGGATAAAAATCCGATCCTATTAATAAATAATAATATAAATAATAAACATAATATTCATAATCAACCGCAGGCTCAGCAAGCAATTGTGAATGATGCTGACGCATTGGTTTGTGAATTTGAAAGCTTACAAAAAGAATTTCAGAATTTCTCTCTTGCTGAGAGAGTTCGACGAATCAATGGACATTTCACTGCTGAGCAAATGCATATCATTCACGCTCGAATTAATGCGAAGCAGAAGTGCATTGAAATTGAAGAAAATCAACGAAATGAGAAGCCAGCAATATCTGCGCAGCCATTAGAGAAATCAAAGCTTATTGACTTTGAATTCGAAGGTTTGCAGTTTTTGATTGAGGAAAAAGTCAAGGACAAAATTATCCACGTGATCCCACTTCTGCATCAACGCAAAAAAATTAAAGGGGATGCAGCCAACAAAACCTTAAGCTCGATAATGAAGGAGGTGTTGTTTTATGTTACTAAGGCTGGAAGCTTGACAGACAAGCCTGTGATTCAACTGAAGCGATACCATATTGCTTGTAAGATTTTGCAAAAAGGTCAATGGGAGTGTCCTAGAGGGATAGTGCGGGAAGAGGGCGCTAAACGTGAAGCATTATGGCAAACAAGCAAAAAAAGAGAAATGGCAGGAAGCTTAGGAATGGCGGAGGGAAAATAG
- a CDS encoding helix-turn-helix domain-containing protein — translation MIRSLCKAGLSQEAIALAVEVNQSTISRILSGKYQNSNFKLAMGIHMLYLQHCQSIPGTSSVYNAL, via the coding sequence ATGATTAGAAGTTTGTGCAAAGCGGGATTATCACAGGAAGCAATAGCATTAGCAGTTGAGGTCAACCAATCAACTATAAGCCGGATTTTATCAGGTAAATACCAGAATTCGAATTTTAAACTGGCGATGGGGATCCATATGCTATATTTGCAACATTGCCAATCAATACCTGGCACATCAAGTGTCTACAACGCTCTTTAG
- the traL gene encoding type IV conjugative transfer system protein TraL — protein MDSSLYKIPQYLDEPDKIFFFYTDELLLGCVAFFVFYLLFNWIIGCVALVVSIRLKHKYRKTRWANIFQSFIYWHFPSKRNKNIPPSFIREYL, from the coding sequence ATGGATAGCAGCCTTTATAAGATCCCGCAATATTTAGACGAACCAGATAAAATATTCTTTTTTTATACGGATGAGCTGTTATTGGGATGTGTTGCATTTTTTGTTTTTTACTTGTTATTCAATTGGATTATAGGCTGTGTTGCATTAGTGGTCAGTATACGTTTGAAGCACAAATACAGAAAAACACGCTGGGCAAATATATTTCAATCATTCATATATTGGCACTTTCCCAGCAAAAGAAACAAAAATATACCGCCTTCATTTATTAGAGAATATCTATGA
- the traE gene encoding type IV conjugative transfer system protein TraE: MKLTAYTFQLSQTRRQRDLLLIGIIISMVLNVGLAGLSYKLSDQYRIVITPPVIDESFWIENRKVSSSYLQQMADYFSRLLLNTTAVSANSRREAVLSLVDNMSYANFQHLLLDEEEQIKKNNFITMFTPAQFNVDVERLTVEVIGELSIFQGKQQVKNNHKTYKLKFSFSGKSGKLLVKGFEDVTKEA, translated from the coding sequence ATGAAGCTGACAGCCTACACATTCCAACTCTCACAAACTAGAAGGCAAAGAGATTTACTGTTAATTGGGATAATCATTTCAATGGTGTTGAATGTGGGATTAGCGGGCTTATCATACAAATTATCAGATCAGTATCGCATTGTGATTACTCCGCCTGTAATAGATGAATCATTTTGGATTGAGAATAGAAAAGTATCCTCTTCCTACTTGCAGCAAATGGCTGATTATTTTAGTCGTTTACTTTTGAATACCACGGCCGTGAGCGCTAATAGTCGTAGAGAAGCGGTGCTTAGCTTAGTTGATAATATGTCATACGCCAATTTTCAACATTTACTTCTGGATGAAGAAGAGCAAATTAAGAAAAACAACTTTATAACCATGTTCACGCCAGCTCAATTTAATGTTGATGTTGAGCGATTGACAGTGGAAGTAATAGGGGAGTTATCTATTTTTCAGGGTAAGCAACAAGTTAAAAATAATCACAAAACATACAAACTCAAATTTTCTTTTTCAGGAAAATCAGGAAAATTATTAGTGAAAGGCTTTGAAGATGTCACTAAAGAAGCTTAG
- a CDS encoding type-F conjugative transfer system secretin TraK → MPALAWSGQEIIIPNNGEGMAQIARTSLNRIYLNEDHVAQITSLNGELVIQKDTENGQFFVKPTDEQRENPIEIFISTEKGNHFALSLKPLTVKAQNIGILLEQPKQKINDEKLITLVKEMNELDFSSKLTQELIPEEISHVGSLRVAKRQTIRDGKLVGEVYELKNENNGQILIDQHQYWNEGVLAVAFEKEVLKEGETTKLFMVKNYG, encoded by the coding sequence ATGCCAGCTTTAGCATGGAGTGGCCAGGAGATTATTATTCCTAATAATGGGGAAGGGATGGCACAGATTGCAAGAACGTCTTTAAACAGAATTTACTTGAATGAAGATCATGTTGCTCAAATTACTTCTCTTAACGGGGAATTAGTGATCCAAAAAGATACAGAGAATGGTCAGTTTTTTGTAAAACCTACAGATGAACAAAGAGAAAACCCAATAGAAATTTTTATCTCAACTGAAAAGGGGAATCATTTTGCGCTTTCATTAAAACCCCTCACCGTAAAAGCTCAGAACATAGGAATATTGCTTGAACAACCAAAGCAAAAGATAAATGATGAAAAGTTGATTACCTTAGTTAAAGAAATGAATGAACTAGATTTTTCTTCGAAACTCACCCAGGAACTTATACCAGAAGAAATATCTCATGTTGGATCATTGCGGGTAGCAAAACGACAAACCATACGTGATGGAAAGCTGGTTGGTGAAGTATATGAGCTAAAAAATGAAAATAATGGGCAGATTTTAATTGATCAACATCAGTATTGGAATGAAGGGGTGTTAGCTGTCGCTTTTGAAAAAGAGGTACTTAAAGAAGGAGAGACGACAAAACTCTTTATGGTTAAAAACTATGGATAG
- a CDS encoding TrbI/VirB10 family protein, which yields MTPSNLKAKLDQNRNLILVVGGLIAFVFLVVSYYLVKFKSANANDEGTTKQTIKVSALSDDISDSSIALQRLEKKIDEYEKKVNQQELVNQDPELQESNRTISDLEEKIRALEEKIENIGTYEQEMGAHAKANSWHEAKKTIEPTVFPSMDGYNAHDNGYQMISDQYQANPMPVGINIENFKSSATKSKKATNYIPAGTYVKALLIQGIDASASISSQSDPRPVLMRLVSNGSLPNEVSTHIEDCRIIGAAYGDISSERAFVRLESMSCTLKSKDILENIVDGYVVGEDGKAGIRGVVVRREKDLLANSFLSGLASGFGSGLSESFERDLVSPLGVVTETRSSDVFKKGAAEGVSNSFDRLSKYYIERAEQFQPVIQISAGREVDVVFKKGFHLQEGSQPIQLAQDEWRRS from the coding sequence GTGACGCCATCAAACCTAAAAGCAAAATTAGATCAAAATAGAAATTTGATTTTGGTTGTGGGGGGCCTAATTGCGTTTGTTTTCTTAGTTGTTTCGTATTATTTGGTTAAATTTAAATCAGCTAACGCTAATGATGAAGGTACAACTAAACAAACGATCAAAGTAAGTGCATTAAGTGATGACATTAGTGACAGTTCAATTGCTCTTCAACGATTAGAGAAGAAAATTGATGAATATGAAAAAAAGGTAAATCAACAAGAATTGGTTAATCAGGATCCGGAATTGCAAGAATCAAATCGAACGATCAGCGATCTTGAAGAAAAGATACGAGCACTTGAAGAAAAGATTGAAAATATAGGTACATATGAGCAAGAAATGGGTGCGCACGCAAAAGCAAACTCCTGGCATGAAGCTAAAAAAACAATAGAGCCTACGGTTTTTCCTTCTATGGATGGATATAATGCTCATGATAACGGATATCAAATGATAAGTGATCAGTATCAAGCTAATCCTATGCCGGTTGGCATTAATATTGAAAATTTTAAGAGTTCTGCAACGAAATCTAAAAAAGCAACCAACTATATTCCAGCAGGAACCTATGTAAAAGCATTGCTTATTCAAGGGATAGATGCTTCAGCTTCAATTTCATCTCAGTCTGATCCTCGGCCAGTGTTAATGCGCCTTGTCTCGAATGGTAGCTTACCTAATGAAGTTTCTACTCATATTGAAGATTGCAGAATCATTGGGGCAGCTTATGGCGACATTTCAAGTGAACGTGCCTTTGTTCGTTTAGAAAGCATGAGTTGCACTTTAAAGTCTAAAGATATTCTTGAAAACATTGTAGATGGTTATGTGGTTGGTGAGGATGGCAAAGCGGGTATTCGTGGTGTTGTTGTACGTCGGGAAAAAGATTTATTAGCCAACAGCTTTTTAAGTGGTTTGGCATCAGGTTTTGGTTCAGGTTTGTCAGAATCATTTGAACGGGATCTGGTTTCCCCATTAGGCGTTGTGACGGAAACACGCAGTTCTGATGTCTTTAAAAAAGGGGCAGCAGAAGGTGTCAGTAATTCGTTTGACAGGCTTTCAAAATACTACATAGAGCGCGCCGAGCAATTTCAGCCAGTGATCCAGATCTCAGCTGGGAGGGAGGTCGATGTCGTATTTAAGAAAGGATTTCACTTACAGGAAGGATCACAGCCTATACAGTTAGCGCAAGATGAATGGAGACGATCATGA
- the traC gene encoding type IV secretion system protein TraC, translating to MTMLDQAKSWIKKAFETGGAVKVSPTFRELQNYLSQHSLGEILPYRLYDEHEQLYFNDGTQGFVFEAAPLVGATEQTINLLTNIINHLLPEGSSIQFLLYASPKIAGYLNSWSSYRAERGERFAQLAQERVKFLSKGARGSLFKASDCPVRNFRLIISITLDEKKTILEVNQLKDSIKRSFKSLNLHTENLQPEYLIQLVGELFCPDLSAESRKLAWRKNDYINQQCAFHDTSLQVTPQGMIVNEGETEIRVYSVAKFPDSWPQWAMQSLIGDLFLETQRNRCPFFLSLSVHIPYQAYESSQAAMKSMRINRIMNSPAVKYVPEIAQIAQERRYIIDMLNKNGRLVKLSFQIGLISEPEQVVKDESVLESLFISQGWHLYRHRYVHVPMLYACLPMTQDKALFNTLQRFGVVHTQPAHVVANVAPLQGELKGMTVPRLMLTGRRGQLFWFDPFSNDSGNYNVCVTGKSGSGKSVFMQELAASIVGSGGRLWVIDVGRSYEKTCKLLGGEFVEFSIDKEICLNPFTHIQELDEDQLSLLKPIVEQMVAPHDPISDIDRVLLEEAIQQTWAQFRNHNSITELSKWLHNHSDLRANDLGKRLYPYTEKGMYGRYFNGKANISFENPFLVMELEELKNKGDMQSIVLMLIIFQITNTIYAGNRETKNACIIDEAWQLLNGEKIKVFIEKMARTARKYNASIITGTQSIQDYFENSAAQAVYNNSDYTIIMMQKEGVIEKLVKEEKLSLEPHMERLIKSLRMSEGEYADIFIRAPNWYTVAQLILDDFTLALYSTKGDEFSAVQQLQKQGYSLIDAVRTVAKEKFHGR from the coding sequence ATGACCATGTTAGATCAAGCAAAATCATGGATTAAAAAGGCTTTTGAAACTGGTGGAGCGGTTAAAGTTTCGCCAACATTTCGGGAGTTACAAAATTATCTCTCACAACATTCTTTGGGTGAAATATTGCCTTATCGGTTATATGATGAGCATGAACAATTATATTTTAATGATGGTACACAAGGTTTTGTATTCGAAGCGGCTCCTTTAGTTGGCGCAACGGAGCAAACTATTAATTTATTGACAAATATTATTAATCACCTGCTTCCTGAAGGCTCAAGCATCCAGTTTTTACTATATGCATCTCCCAAAATTGCAGGATATTTAAATTCATGGTCATCCTATAGAGCTGAAAGAGGGGAGCGCTTTGCTCAATTAGCGCAAGAGCGTGTAAAGTTTCTTTCTAAAGGTGCCAGGGGTAGCTTGTTTAAAGCCAGTGATTGTCCCGTTAGAAATTTTCGTTTGATTATTAGCATAACGCTTGATGAAAAGAAAACCATATTAGAAGTTAATCAATTAAAAGATAGTATAAAGCGTTCTTTTAAAAGTTTAAATCTTCATACTGAGAACTTACAGCCTGAATACTTAATTCAATTGGTGGGTGAGTTGTTTTGTCCCGATTTGTCTGCTGAATCTAGGAAATTAGCATGGCGTAAAAATGATTATATCAATCAACAATGCGCTTTTCATGATACTTCTCTTCAAGTAACACCACAAGGAATGATAGTAAATGAGGGTGAAACAGAAATTCGTGTTTATTCAGTAGCTAAATTTCCTGATAGCTGGCCGCAGTGGGCGATGCAAAGTTTAATTGGTGATCTATTTTTAGAAACTCAACGTAATCGATGCCCGTTTTTTCTTTCATTATCGGTGCATATCCCGTATCAAGCCTATGAGAGTTCGCAAGCAGCCATGAAATCGATGCGTATAAATCGGATTATGAACTCACCGGCAGTGAAATATGTGCCAGAGATAGCACAAATCGCTCAAGAGCGTCGATATATCATCGATATGCTAAACAAAAATGGCAGACTTGTTAAGTTATCATTCCAAATTGGTTTGATTAGTGAACCTGAGCAAGTTGTAAAGGATGAGTCTGTCTTAGAAAGTTTATTTATAAGCCAAGGATGGCACTTATATCGGCATCGTTACGTTCATGTCCCTATGCTATATGCATGTTTACCTATGACTCAAGATAAAGCGCTATTTAACACGCTACAGCGCTTTGGTGTCGTACATACTCAGCCTGCCCATGTGGTTGCCAATGTAGCGCCATTGCAGGGTGAGTTAAAGGGCATGACTGTGCCTAGATTGATGTTAACAGGAAGGAGGGGGCAGCTATTTTGGTTTGATCCTTTTTCAAATGATTCAGGAAACTACAACGTCTGTGTTACTGGGAAATCAGGCTCAGGAAAATCCGTTTTTATGCAGGAGTTGGCTGCGAGTATTGTTGGCTCGGGTGGTAGGTTATGGGTTATTGATGTGGGGCGTAGTTATGAGAAAACATGTAAGCTGCTAGGTGGAGAATTTGTTGAATTTTCGATAGACAAAGAAATTTGTTTAAACCCTTTCACGCATATTCAAGAATTGGACGAAGATCAACTTTCATTATTAAAACCCATTGTTGAACAAATGGTTGCGCCTCATGATCCGATTTCTGATATCGACAGAGTATTACTTGAAGAGGCAATCCAGCAAACGTGGGCACAATTTCGAAACCATAATAGCATAACAGAACTCTCAAAATGGCTGCATAATCATTCTGATTTACGCGCAAATGATCTAGGTAAACGTTTATACCCTTACACCGAGAAAGGGATGTATGGACGCTATTTTAATGGCAAGGCAAATATTTCATTTGAAAATCCATTTTTGGTGATGGAACTAGAAGAATTAAAAAACAAAGGTGATATGCAATCTATCGTTTTAATGCTTATCATTTTCCAGATCACCAATACGATTTATGCAGGTAATAGAGAAACCAAAAATGCTTGTATTATCGATGAAGCATGGCAACTTTTGAACGGGGAAAAGATAAAAGTATTTATTGAAAAAATGGCCAGAACAGCCAGAAAGTATAATGCTTCAATCATTACTGGAACGCAATCGATTCAAGATTATTTCGAAAATTCAGCAGCGCAAGCGGTCTATAATAACTCAGATTATACCATTATCATGATGCAAAAGGAGGGTGTGATCGAGAAGCTGGTTAAGGAAGAGAAGTTATCCTTAGAGCCGCATATGGAAAGGCTAATAAAGAGCCTTCGAATGAGTGAAGGCGAGTACGCTGATATATTCATTCGAGCGCCAAATTGGTACACCGTTGCCCAGCTTATCTTAGATGATTTTACTTTGGCTTTATATTCGACCAAAGGCGATGAATTTTCAGCTGTGCAGCAACTGCAAAAGCAAGGATATTCGCTTATTGATGCGGTTAGAACCGTTGCAAAAGAGAAATTTCATGGTCGTTAA